The Atribacterota bacterium genome segment AAGAAAGACCGGCCTGACAAACACATTAAATGGATTTATAAAAATCCAAGTTTTAATATTTTTAATATTTTTATTAATTTTTTGCTTAGCAGATACATGTTCAGCTCAGACCCAGAATAATATTACTGTAACAAATATATGGTATAGAAAAGTACCCAATTTTACCAGGGTTACAATTAAAGCCGACAAGCCAATAAGTAATTATGAAACAATGTATATTAGTGACCCGGAACGGATTGTTATTGATATTAACCAAGCTGATTATGATATTGATGAATTGGTAAAAAATACTCTATTCTTGAATATGGGCTCTGTTAAACAGGTCAGGTGCGGACAATTAGATGTTGATAAAGTACGTTTTGTAATTGATTTGTTTCAAAAGGTAGATTATGATATGGCATTGGATTCGACCGGACAGCTTCTACAAATAAATATATATGATTATTATGAATTTTTGGTTCCCGAAAAACAAGTATATACAGTTGAACCCCTTTCTGCTGACGAAATAAAGAAGATTCAGGATCAAAGGGAAGCATATGTACCTTCATTAGTTGATCAGGTTGATGTCCCTATTACATTAAATTTGAAAGAAACCGAAGTAGTTGATGCTATTCGTACATTATCAATGTTAAGTGGTGTAAATA includes the following:
- a CDS encoding AMIN domain-containing protein, encoding MKDKMPNNTEIKRKTGLTNTLNGFIKIQVLIFLIFLLIFCLADTCSAQTQNNITVTNIWYRKVPNFTRVTIKADKPISNYETMYISDPERIVIDINQADYDIDELVKNTLFLNMGSVKQVRCGQLDVDKVRFVIDLFQKVDYDMALDSTGQLLQINIYDYYEFLVPEKQVYTVEPLSADEIKKIQDQREAYVPSLVDQVDVPITLNLKETEVVDAIRTLSMLSGVN